The following is a genomic window from Chitinophaga caseinilytica.
CCAGTACTTCAGGCAGCGCAAGTATGCCAGATAAAAGCTGCCGGAATCCATTATCTTTGCCATTCATTAAATTTTTCCGCTTTACATGACACCGCAACAATGGACGTATGCAGTTTTCGGGATTGTGATCGTTCTGGCCCTGATCTTCGACCTGGGGTTATTAAGTAAAAAAGGTGAAGTAATGTCCATCAAAAAGGCGCTCCTCCAAACCTGTTTCTGGGTGGCGCTGTCTATGGGCTTCTGTGCATTTATCTGGTACGAAGACGGCTCCCGCCTGGCGGTCGAATTCCTCAGCGCGTACCTCATGGAGTGGTCGCTTTCCATCGACAATATTTTCGTTTTCATTCTCATATTCGGGTTTTTCAAGATCAAGGAAACCAGTTATGCGCGGGTGCTGCTCATCGGTATCCTCATGGCCATCGTGTTCCGCGCCATTTTCATTACCGTGGGCGTGGCCCTCATTGCCCAGTTCGGCTGGATCCTGTACATTTTCGGCGCGTTCCTTGTATATACCGGCGTCAAGATGTTCATGGTAGACCAGCACGAAGAGTTCAAGCCGGAAGAGAATTTCGCGTACCGCATCATGCAGAAGTACCTGCGGATCTCCAACCAGCCGAATGTCGACAAGTTCACCATCAAGCAGAACGGCAAAGTGTATTTCACGACGCTGACCGTGGTAGTGGTGATGCTCGCGTTTACCGACATCGTTTTTGCGCTGGATTCCATTCCGGCCGTATTCGCCATTTCAAAAGAACCGCTTGTGGTATATACATCCAACATTTTCGCCGTGCTTGGCCTTCGCTCCCTCTTCTTTTTGCTGAGAGGTGCGGTAGACAAGTTCGATTACCTGCAGCAGGGCATCGCCATCGTGCTGGTATTCATCGGTCTGAAAATGCTGGCGGAAATCTGGCATTTCAAACTTCCTGTTTGGGTATCGCTCGTAGTGATCGTGCTTTGCCTGGCAGGTTCCATTGTGTATTCCATACTGTTCGACAAGAAATTACCGGTTAAACCGACCGAGTCCAAAGAGAGTTAGTTGATCCGAACTGAAAGCGCCCGTACATGAGAGTCTGCGGGCGCTTTTCGATTAAAACCATATAACATTGTATACAGCAGAGAGTATCAGTAAGATCCTGAAGGGAGAATTGTTGCAACAGACCGGGCATCCGGAGATCGAACACATTTTGCTGGACAGCCGGAAATTGCTTGTTGCCGAAACATCCTTGTTCATTCCCCTTGTGAGCGAACGCCGCAATGCACATCAGTACATCGATGATCTGTACAAAAAAGGCGTCAGCAATTTCGTGGTCAGCGAGCCCATCGCCCAGGGCCTCTACCCGAAAGCGAACATCATTTTAGTGAAAAACACCCTGCAGGCGCTCCACGCCCTCGTGGCATGGCACCGCCAGCAGTTCAACATTCCCGTGATCGGCATCACCGGCAGCAACGGAAAAACCATCGTCAAGGAATGGCTGTACCAGCTGCTGGAAAAAGACAATAACATCGTCCGCAGCCCGAAAAGCTACAACTCGCAGATCGGCGTGCCCCTGTCTGTCTGGCAGATGAAACCCGAGAACGACCTCGCCATTTTCGAAGCCGGCATTTCACAGCCCGGCGAAATGGTGAACCTCGAAAAGATCATCCGCCCCACCATCGGTATTTTCACCAATATTGGCGAAGCCCATAACGAAGGCTTCCTCAACATCCGCCAGAAAGTGAACGAAAAGCTCGTGCTGTTCACCCGCAGCGATGTGCTGATCTATTGCAAGGATTACCTCGCGCTCAACGAATGCGTCAACAATTTCCATAACCTCGTGGGCAAACGCGAGATCGAAAACGCCCTGCAGCTCCTCACCTGGAGCCGCAAGACAGACGCCGATCTCCGGATCATTTCGGTCGACAAGAACGATAACCACACCCGCATCGATGCGCTGTACAAATCGGAGCCGGTCTTCATCCGCATTCCTTTTGTGGACGAGGGCTCCATCGAAAACGCCATCCATTGCTGGGCGCTCATGCTGTACCTGGGCAAGCCGCAGGAAACCATCCAGGAGCGGATGGACCACCTCGGCAACATCGCCATGCGGCTGGAAATGAAGCAGGGCATCAATAACTGCTCCATCATCAACGACAGCTACAACTCCGACCTCGGATCGCTCGCCATTGCCCTGGAATTCCTCCAGCAGCAGCGCCAGCATCCTACCAAAACGGTCATCCTGAGCGATATCCTGCAATCCGGGAAAAGCGAAGGCTCGCTGTACGAAGAAGTGGCCGGCATGCTGGAAAGCAAAGGCATCAGCAAGCTCATCGGCATCGGGAAGAATATCTCGCGCGAGAAGAAAAGCTTCGCGCGGGTGAAGAGCGAGTTTTACGCCAGCACCGAAGAATTCCTCCAGCAGGTGAACACCGCGGATTTCCAGAACGAGTCCATCCTCGTGAAAGGCGCCCGTGTATTCCAGTTCGAACGGATCGGCAAACTGCTGGAACAGAAAGCCCATCAAACCATCCTCGAGATCAATCTTACCGCGCTGGCGCACAACGTGAAAGCGTACCAGTCGATCCTCAAGCCCGGCACCCGGCTCATGGCCATGGTGAAAGCCTTCGCCTACGGGAGCGGCAGCTTCGAGATCGCCAACCTGCTGCAGTTCCACGGCATCGATTACCTCGCCGTGGCGTATGCCGACGAAGGCGTGGAGCTTCGCCGCGCCGGCATCACGCTGCCCATCATGGTGATGAACCCCGAGCCCAGCAGCTTCGACGCCATTTTACAGTGGAACCTGGAGCCCGAACTGTATTCCATGCATCTGCTGGAATTGTTCGAGGAATCCGTCCGCTATGCGAATAAATCCAATTACCCCGTGCACATCAAGCTGGACACGGGCATGCACCGCCTGGGCTTCGAGCAGCAAGACATCCCCGCGCTGGCGCTGCGGCTCAATGCCGAAGGGCTTTTCAGGGTACAGTCCATCTTCAGCCACTTCGCCGCCAGCGAAGACCCGAAGAAAGACGATTTCACCAACACGCAGTTCGACCGGTTCCAGAAAATGAGCCATTCGCTCCAGCAGCAGCTGGGGTACCCCGTCATCCGCCACATCGCCAACAGCGCGGCCATCCACCGCCTGCCGCAGATGCAGCTGGATATGGTAAGGCTCGGGATCGGGATGTACGGGGTAGACAGCGCCCATGATTTCCAGGACAAACTGCGAAACGTCAGCACCCTGAAATCCACCGTGGCGCAGGTGAAGCGCATTCCCAAAGGTGACACCGTCGGTTACGGCGCCACCTGGCAGGCCAAAGCGCCCTCGCTCATCGCTACCGTGCGCATCGGGTACGCAGACGGATATATGCGCGCCCTGGGCAACGGGAACGGGAAAATGCTCATCCGCGGGAAACTGGCACCTGTGGCCGGCGTCATCGCGATGGACATGCTCATGCTCGACGTAACCGGCATCCCCGACGTAGCGGAGGGCGACGAAGTGATCGTGTTCGGAGAAGGCCTGCCCGTGGAAAACGTGGCGAAATGGGCCGGCACCATACCTTACGAGATCCTGACCGGAATTTCCCAACGCGTGAAACGGGTTTATTTCCAGGAATAGCAGTGGAGGGGGGCAACTTTGAAATAATACATTATTTTTGGAAAAATTTGAAGTTTTGAAGTATCGTCACATTGTATGGATCGTGATCGGGATCCTTTTCATAGACCAGGTTTTGAAGTTTTGGATCAAGACGAATATGGCGCTGAACGAGAGTTTCCCCATTTTCGGGAGCTGGTTTCAGATTCATTTCATTGAAAATGAAGGGATGGCATATGGCCTGAAGTTCGGCGGCGAATTCGGAAAGATCGCCCTCACCATGTTCCGCCTCATCGCCGTGATCGTGGGCTTCTTTTATATGAAGCGGCTCG
Proteins encoded in this region:
- a CDS encoding bifunctional UDP-N-acetylmuramoyl-tripeptide:D-alanyl-D-alanine ligase/alanine racemase; translation: MYTAESISKILKGELLQQTGHPEIEHILLDSRKLLVAETSLFIPLVSERRNAHQYIDDLYKKGVSNFVVSEPIAQGLYPKANIILVKNTLQALHALVAWHRQQFNIPVIGITGSNGKTIVKEWLYQLLEKDNNIVRSPKSYNSQIGVPLSVWQMKPENDLAIFEAGISQPGEMVNLEKIIRPTIGIFTNIGEAHNEGFLNIRQKVNEKLVLFTRSDVLIYCKDYLALNECVNNFHNLVGKREIENALQLLTWSRKTDADLRIISVDKNDNHTRIDALYKSEPVFIRIPFVDEGSIENAIHCWALMLYLGKPQETIQERMDHLGNIAMRLEMKQGINNCSIINDSYNSDLGSLAIALEFLQQQRQHPTKTVILSDILQSGKSEGSLYEEVAGMLESKGISKLIGIGKNISREKKSFARVKSEFYASTEEFLQQVNTADFQNESILVKGARVFQFERIGKLLEQKAHQTILEINLTALAHNVKAYQSILKPGTRLMAMVKAFAYGSGSFEIANLLQFHGIDYLAVAYADEGVELRRAGITLPIMVMNPEPSSFDAILQWNLEPELYSMHLLELFEESVRYANKSNYPVHIKLDTGMHRLGFEQQDIPALALRLNAEGLFRVQSIFSHFAASEDPKKDDFTNTQFDRFQKMSHSLQQQLGYPVIRHIANSAAIHRLPQMQLDMVRLGIGMYGVDSAHDFQDKLRNVSTLKSTVAQVKRIPKGDTVGYGATWQAKAPSLIATVRIGYADGYMRALGNGNGKMLIRGKLAPVAGVIAMDMLMLDVTGIPDVAEGDEVIVFGEGLPVENVAKWAGTIPYEILTGISQRVKRVYFQE
- a CDS encoding TerC/Alx family metal homeostasis membrane protein, producing the protein MTPQQWTYAVFGIVIVLALIFDLGLLSKKGEVMSIKKALLQTCFWVALSMGFCAFIWYEDGSRLAVEFLSAYLMEWSLSIDNIFVFILIFGFFKIKETSYARVLLIGILMAIVFRAIFITVGVALIAQFGWILYIFGAFLVYTGVKMFMVDQHEEFKPEENFAYRIMQKYLRISNQPNVDKFTIKQNGKVYFTTLTVVVVMLAFTDIVFALDSIPAVFAISKEPLVVYTSNIFAVLGLRSLFFLLRGAVDKFDYLQQGIAIVLVFIGLKMLAEIWHFKLPVWVSLVVIVLCLAGSIVYSILFDKKLPVKPTESKES